The proteins below come from a single Rosa rugosa chromosome 2, drRosRugo1.1, whole genome shotgun sequence genomic window:
- the LOC133734275 gene encoding glutamate receptor 2.8-like — MAVEKVGNASFGSQKGNASSFNPTDLGSLMVSQYGSNISNALSLTSFRGLAGNFSLVDRQLQLSTFKIVNVNGGGSGRAVGYWTPENGRLVKQLNSTNSCNVSAFNCDALGPIIWPGESLSVPKGWEIPENGTKLRIGVPVREGFTEFVKVTPNLRTNTTDVTGFSIDVFKVAVELLPYALPYELIPYAYPNGTSAGTYNDLIHEVYLGNFDGVVGDATIRANRTLYVDFAMPYTESGVVMVVPIIDSRTKNAWVFLHPLTRDLWMTTLGFFIFIGFVIWVLEHRINEEFRGPPSHQVGTSFWFSFSTMVFSHRERVVSNLGRFVMIIWVFVVLILTQSYTANLASLLTVQQLRPAVNDINDLRRNGDNVGYMRGAFVYDLLKEVKFDDAKLKAYGSMEEIEDALSKGSANGGIAAIVHETPYMKLLIAKYCSKYTMIGPIFKTDGFGFAFPKNSPLVSDITQAILNLTDDGLMTKIEDKWIKKDSNCKDSNGNFSSNALGLESFWGLFLIAGITSIFALIIFVTSFLYEHKHVFMHPDSGTSKSKRIKTMFEIFNEKKLSSHTCRSSQHSDSGVSAQDHEVKVSPNNNWPESPQSYTNHTDATYVFSREQETPSHGQASPETIPTIELAMTIQETHETLDTTRSRA, encoded by the exons ATGGCAGTTGAAAAAGTTGGGAATGCAAGCTTTGGATCTCAAAAGGGAAATGCTTCATCTTTCAACCCTACAGATCTTGGAAGTTTAATGGTCTCTCAATATGGTTCAAACATTTCTAATGCCTTATCACTCACGAGTTTTAGAGGCTTGGCTGGCAATTTTAGTCTTGTTGATAGGCAACTTCAACTATCAACTTTTAAGATTGTTAATGTCAATGGTGGAGGAAGTGGAAGAGCAGTTGGGTATTGGACACCGGAAAATGGAAGGTTAGTGAAGCAATTGAATTCAACAAACAGTTGTAATGTTTCAGCTTTCAATTGTGATGCTCTTGGACCCATTATATGGCCGGGAGAGTCATTATCTGTTCCCAAAGGATGGGAGATCCCAGAAAACGGTACAAAGTTGAGAATTGGAGTTCCAGTGAGGGAAGGTTTTACAGAGTTTGTTAAAGTAACACCAAATTTGAGAACTAATACCACTGATGTCACCGGGTTCAGTATTGATGTGTTTAAGGTTGCAGTGGAATTGTTACCATATGCACTTCCTTATGAGTTGATTCCCTATGCATATCCTAATGGCACCAGCGCTGGCACTTATAATGATTTAATCCATGAAGTATATCTTGGG AATTTCGACGGTGTGGTCGGAGATGCAACAATTAGAGCAAACAGAACATTGTATGTGGACTTTGCAATGCCATATACGGAGTCTGGTGTAGTGATGGTTGTGCCAATCATAGACAGCAGAACCAAAAATGCATGGGTTTTTTTGCATCCTTTAACACGGGACCTTTGGATGACTACTTTGGGTTTTTTCATCTTTATTGGTTTTGTGATTTGGGTGCTTGAACACCGAATTAATGAAGAATTCCGTGGTCCTCCTTCACATCAAGTTGGCACAAGCTTTTGGTTCTCTTTTTCAACTATGGTTTTTTCACATA GGGAGAGAGTGGTGAGCAACCTGGGAAGATTTGTGATGATTATATGGGTATTTGTTGTGCTGATATTGACACAAAGCTACACTGCTAATCTAGCATCACTATTAACTGTCCAACAACTCCGACCAGCTGTCAACGATATAAATGATCTTCGAAGGAATGGTGATAACGTGGGCTACATGAGGGGTGCTTTTGTTTATGATCTCTTAAAAGAAGTAAAGTTTGATGATGCCAAGCTCAAGGCTTATGGATCTATGGAAGAAATAGAAGACGCTCTTTCAAAAGGGAGTGCAAATGGTGGTATTGCTGCAATTGTTCATGAAACCCCCTACATGAAGCTACTCATTGCAAAATATTGTTCCAAGTATACTATGATTGGACCAATATTTAAAACCGATGGCTTTGGCTTC GCATTTCCAAAAAATTCCCCTCTTGTATCTGACATTACACAAGCAATCCTAAATTTGACGGATGATGGATTGATGACAAAGATTGAAGATAAATGGATCAAGAAAGATAGTAACTGTAAAGACTCTAATGGGAATTTTTCTAGCAATGCTCTTGGTCTTGAGAGCTTTTGGGGCCTTTTTTTAATTGCAGGGATAACGTCAATATTTGCTCTAATCATATTTGTAACTTCCTTCTTGTACGAGCATAAGCATGTCTTTATGCACCCTGATTCAGGCACCTCTAAGTCAAAAAGGATCAAAACCATGTTTGAGATCTTCAACGAAAAAAAACTCAGCTCTCATACATGTAGAAGCAGCCAACATTCAGACAGTGGTGTTAGTGCTCAAGATCATGAAGTGAAAGTATCACCAAATAACAACTGGCCAGAAAGTCCACAGAGCTATACCAACCACACCGATGCGACTTATGTATTTTCTCGGGAACAAGAAACACCGTCTCATGGTCAAGCATCTCCGGAAACCATTCCAACTATTGAGCTTGCCATGACTATTCAAGAAACCCATGAAACTCTTGATACAACTCGATCAAGAGCATAA
- the LOC133730808 gene encoding uncharacterized protein LOC133730808: MAPYEALYGRPCRTPICWTEVGEKGLFGPALVLETTEKITTIRDRIQIAQSRQKSYADLKRRPVEFETGDYVFLKVSPMKGVVRFGKKGKLAPRKYVRDESHVIDHGTIEVNTDVTFVVEPRFTFHDFNALTFMIKHN; the protein is encoded by the exons ATGGCCCCGTATGAGGCTCtttatggtaggccatgtagaaCTCCTATCTGTTGGACAGAAGTAGGGGAGAAGGGACTCTTTGGTCCTGCACTTGTGCTGGAGACTACAGAGAAGATCACTACTATTCGGGATAGGATCCAAATAGCACAaagtagacagaagagttatgcagaCTTGAAGAGGAGACCAGTTGAATTCGAGACGGGTGATTACGTATTCTTGAAGGTCTCACCTATGAAAGGCGTagtgagatttggcaagaagggAAAACTCGCACCAAG GAAGTACGTCCGAGATGAGTCCCATGTAATTGATCATGGTACGATTGAGGTAAACACGGATGTAACCTTTGTGgttgaacct cgctttacctttcatgatttCAATGCTTTAACTTTCATGATTAAGCATAATTGA